The window GAGGGGCTGGGGGACCGCTTCATCGGCACTTCCAACGTGCTTCTTGCGATGGATGCCGACCTCGAGGCGATCGGCACCAACGCGCACGAGTTGCCGATGGTGGCCGGTGCGCTGGCGACGAGTGACGCCGCGCTCGCCCACGCCCCCTACCAGGTGCTGGAAGACTGGCAGCAGCACTACAACGGCAATCTCCTGATCGCGCTGCCCGACGCCTTCGGCTCGACCGCGTTCCTGCGCAACGCGCCCGACTGGCTGGCGCGCTGGACAGGCTTTCGCCCGGACAGCGCGCCGCCCATCGAGGGGGGCGAGCAGATCATCCGCTGGTGGGAGGAACGCGGCGTCGATCCGCGCACCAAGCTCATCATCTTTTCCGATGGCATGGACATCGACACCATCGAGGAAACCTACCATCACTTCCACGGCCGGGTGCGGATGAGCTTTGGCTGGGGCACCAACCTCACCAACGACTTTCGCGATTGCGACCCGGAAGGGCAGGCCGGGCTCGAGCCGATCTCGCTGGTCTGCAAGGTGACGCAGGCCAACGGGCGACCGGCGGTCAAGCTGTCCGACAATCCGGCCAAGTCGACCGGCGATCCAGAGGAAGTTGCGCGTTATCTGCGCGTCTTCGGGGGGCAGGACCGCGTCGCCAGCGCGGTCGAGGTGTAGCGCAAGCGTCGCCAAACCGTCATGGAGCGCGGCTAGGGCGCACGGCTACCGTATCTCTGCACGGAAAAAACCGCGACGTGCCTCGACCCGATGCCCTCCAGATTGCCCGTGACGGCGATAGTCCCGGGACCGACTGGACCATGGTCCAATCCCGGCTCATCGGCTATCTGCGCGCCCGTGGGGCACGCGCGGATTTGGCCGAGGACATTGCGCAGGAAACCGTGCTGCGTCTGATCGCGATCAGTCGGACAAAGGAAATCGGGAGCGTCTTCGCGCTGGGGTTTCGCATTGCCGACAATCTCCTCGTCGATCAGCACCGCGCCGAGAGCCGCTACGCCGATGCGGGGGAGGGGGGCGAAGGCGAGGAAGGCCAGTGGCAGACCACGGCGCCCTCGCTGGACAGGGTGCTCGATTCCCGGCGCGCGATCGAAGTCTTCCAGCGCTGTCTCAACCGCATGCCGGCGCTGCGCCGCGAAGTGCTGGTGCGCCGCCGCTTGCGCAACGAGAGCTGCCGGGCCATTGGCGAGGACCTCGCGCTCAGCGGCAAGGCGGTCGAAAAGCACATAACCCGCGGCCTGGTGGACCTGCGCCGCGCGATGGAAAAGGCCGGGATCGATCCGGCGGGATGGCACGAATGATGGCGAGCGAACGCGCCGAGATCGAAAGCGCGGCGGCGCTCTGGCTCGAACGTATGCGCGGCCCCGTTCAGGACAGCGCCGTTGCGGCGCGCTTCGATGCCTGGATCGCCGAAGACCCGCGTCACGTGGAGAGCTACGCCCGAATGGCTTCGCTGTGGCAGTCCGAAGGCTTGGCGCTCGCTGCGTGTGCAACCCGCGCAGGCAATGACAATGGTGGGGAGCACGAAGACGCCGAGGGCGGGCCGCGCGCGCGCGCATATCGCCGCTGGTTCGGACTGGTGGCGGGGCTTGCGTCACTCGCGGCTGCCGTGCCGCTCGCGCAGGGACTGTTCGCACCGACCCATACCTACGAAGCGCCCTGGGGGACAACGCGCGAGATCGCGCTTTCGGACGGTTCCCACATTCAGCTGAGTGGCGGTTCGCGTCTCTCGGTTCGGCTGACCCCCTGGTCGCGCGAAGCGGACCTGGAGAAGGGCGAGGCCTTCTTCGACGTGGCGCACGAAGCGCTGCGCGGTTTCGCGGTCGAGGCCGAGGGCGCACGCGTCGAAGTCCTGGGGACGGCCTTCGACATCGATGTGCTCGCAGGCGGGCGCCGCGAGGTGCGGGTCTATCGCGGGCTGGTGGAAGTCGCCGGCGCGAGCGGCACGTGGCGCCTGCCCGCAGGTACCGGGCTCATTCTTGATGGCGCCCATGTGCGCAGCCTTGAGGGTATCGGCGGAGATCGTCCGGGCTGGCTGGATGGCTGGTTTGATGCGCAGGACACGCGGCTGGACCGGCTCGTCGAGCGGCTCAACCGGACTTCGCGCATTCCCGTCGTACTTGACGATCCGCAGCTGGGAGAGCTGCGCGTCACGGGGCGCTTCGAAATGGATAGTCCCCAGGAAATCGTCGAGACGCTGGCGGCCATCCACGACCTGTCCTGGTCGCGCGAAGAGGGCCGTTACCGGATTGGCCGTCCGTAGCTGCGGGAACATTTATGTCTTTAAATTGGCATAGTAATTTAATAAAAGTGCCATAAAATTATTTTGTCGGGTTTTTAATTTCCAGAACGTCTTCCCCGCGTACTTGGTTACCATACAGGGGATTTCATGTTTCGCTCAGGATCCAGCCGCGCCGGTGTTTCGGCGCTGGCCCTTTCGCTTGCCTGCGTTTCGTTCACCGCCACACTCGCACCGGCCCATGCGGCAGGCGTACAGAGCTTTGCCTTTGCTATCCCTGCGCAGGACCTGGGGAGTGCGCTGCGCCAGTATTCGCGCGTGACGGGTCTGCAGGTTGCAGCCTCGGCCGATGTCGTGCGCGGGCGACGCAGTTCGGCCGTTTCAGGCTCGCTTTCGTCCGAGGCCGCCCTGACCCGTCTGGTGGCTGGTGCGGGCGTCGAGACCCGCCGCCAGGGGCGCACCATCATCGTGCGTCTGGCCGCCCCGAAGGCCGCCGCCAAGGTGGCCGTGGCGGCCGCGCCAGCGCGCACATCGGCTGCGGCCAGCAGCGTGGCCCTGGCTCCTGCCCCGGCTGACGATGAGATCGTGGTCACCGGCTACTTCGAGGCGGTGCAGGAATCGCTCGACAAGAAGCGCAACACGGATGTCGTCTCGGACACGGTGAGCGCCGACGACATGGGCAAGCTGCCCGCCAACAACGTGTCCGAAGCGCTCGCGCGCATGCCCGGCGTCAATGCGGTGCGCAGCGCGACCACGGGTGAGGGCGATCGTATTACCGTGCGCGGCCTCTCCACCGAGCTCAACAACTACTCGATCAACGGTGTGCGCCTGGGCGGCGCGGGCTCGCGCGATGATGTCTTCTACCGCGGCGTGCGTCTCTCGGTTCTGCCGCCCGACGGCATCAAGGAAATCACCGTCTACAAGACGCTGACGCCCGACCGCGATGGCGACGCGCTGGGTGGTTCGG is drawn from Novosphingobium decolorationis and contains these coding sequences:
- a CDS encoding RNA polymerase sigma factor → MPRPDALQIARDGDSPGTDWTMVQSRLIGYLRARGARADLAEDIAQETVLRLIAISRTKEIGSVFALGFRIADNLLVDQHRAESRYADAGEGGEGEEGQWQTTAPSLDRVLDSRRAIEVFQRCLNRMPALRREVLVRRRLRNESCRAIGEDLALSGKAVEKHITRGLVDLRRAMEKAGIDPAGWHE
- the pncB gene encoding nicotinate phosphoribosyltransferase; the encoded protein is MTVTDIARRSYDHGFRLDPIVRSLLDTDFYKLLMLQMIHHIHGDVDATFSLINRTKSVRLAEIIDEDELRAQLDYARSVRFAKKELIWLAGNSFYGKQQMFKPDFLAWLADFQLPEYDLRKVDGQYELRFEGPWTHTTMWEIPALAIVNELRSRAALAGRGKFALDVVYARAKARLWDKVERLRQLPDLAISDFGTRRRHGFLWQRWCVEALKEGLGDRFIGTSNVLLAMDADLEAIGTNAHELPMVAGALATSDAALAHAPYQVLEDWQQHYNGNLLIALPDAFGSTAFLRNAPDWLARWTGFRPDSAPPIEGGEQIIRWWEERGVDPRTKLIIFSDGMDIDTIEETYHHFHGRVRMSFGWGTNLTNDFRDCDPEGQAGLEPISLVCKVTQANGRPAVKLSDNPAKSTGDPEEVARYLRVFGGQDRVASAVEV
- a CDS encoding FecR family protein, which codes for MARMMASERAEIESAAALWLERMRGPVQDSAVAARFDAWIAEDPRHVESYARMASLWQSEGLALAACATRAGNDNGGEHEDAEGGPRARAYRRWFGLVAGLASLAAAVPLAQGLFAPTHTYEAPWGTTREIALSDGSHIQLSGGSRLSVRLTPWSREADLEKGEAFFDVAHEALRGFAVEAEGARVEVLGTAFDIDVLAGGRREVRVYRGLVEVAGASGTWRLPAGTGLILDGAHVRSLEGIGGDRPGWLDGWFDAQDTRLDRLVERLNRTSRIPVVLDDPQLGELRVTGRFEMDSPQEIVETLAAIHDLSWSREEGRYRIGRP